A window of the Streptomyces albireticuli genome harbors these coding sequences:
- a CDS encoding GatB/YqeY domain-containing protein, producing MTTLKSTLHDDLTTAIKARDELRSSTLRLTLSAIAYEETAGKTSRELSDEEVLKVITREAKKRREAAEAFDKGGRAESAERERAEGEVLATYLPQQMSDEELAAVVAEAVAEAKAGGAEGPRAMGAVMKILKPKVAGRAEGGRISAEVKKLLAG from the coding sequence ATGACCACGCTCAAGTCCACGCTTCACGACGACCTCACGACCGCCATCAAGGCGCGTGACGAGCTGCGCTCCTCCACGCTCCGCCTCACGCTCTCCGCCATCGCCTACGAGGAGACCGCCGGCAAGACCTCTCGTGAGCTGTCCGACGAAGAGGTGCTGAAGGTCATCACCCGCGAGGCGAAGAAGCGCCGGGAGGCCGCCGAGGCGTTCGACAAGGGTGGCCGCGCCGAGTCCGCCGAGCGCGAGCGGGCCGAGGGCGAGGTCCTCGCCACCTACCTGCCGCAGCAGATGTCGGACGAGGAGCTGGCCGCCGTCGTCGCGGAGGCCGTCGCCGAGGCCAAGGCCGGCGGCGCCGAGGGCCCGCGCGCCATGGGCGCCGTCATGAAGATCCTGAAGCCGAAGGTGGCCGGCCGGGCCGAGGGCGGCCGGATCTCCGCCGAGGTGAAGAAGCTCCTCGCCGGCTGA
- a CDS encoding metallophosphoesterase: MRARYGVPLGITAAGAAGIAYAAGFEVRSFRLRRITVPVLPRGMRPLRVLQVSDIHMVGGQRKKQRWLQSLAGLRPDFVINTGDNLSDPEGVPETLDALGPLMEFPGAYVFGSNDYYGPKLRNPARYLMEKASGRHGLNGNAPAVGVIHNPWEELRDGFDAAGWVNLTNTRGNLKVEGYDIALTGLDDPHIKRDRYAEVTGGPQEDADFSLAVVHAPYLRVLDAFTADRYPLILAGHTHGGQLCIPFYGALVTNCDIDTKRVKGLSTHQAGGHRSYLHVSAGCGTNRYTPVRFACPPESTLLTLVPRD; encoded by the coding sequence ATGCGCGCGCGATACGGAGTACCCCTGGGAATCACGGCGGCCGGCGCGGCAGGCATCGCCTACGCCGCCGGCTTCGAGGTCCGTTCCTTCCGCCTGCGACGGATCACGGTCCCCGTGCTGCCGCGGGGGATGCGGCCGCTGCGGGTGCTCCAGGTCTCGGACATCCACATGGTCGGCGGCCAGCGGAAGAAGCAGCGCTGGCTCCAGTCGCTGGCCGGCCTGCGCCCCGACTTCGTCATCAACACCGGCGACAACCTCTCCGACCCCGAGGGCGTCCCGGAGACCCTGGACGCGCTCGGTCCGCTGATGGAGTTCCCCGGCGCGTACGTCTTCGGCTCGAACGACTACTACGGCCCGAAGCTGCGCAACCCCGCCCGCTACCTCATGGAGAAGGCCAGCGGCCGGCACGGGCTGAACGGCAACGCCCCGGCGGTCGGTGTGATCCACAACCCCTGGGAGGAGCTGCGCGACGGCTTCGACGCGGCGGGCTGGGTCAACCTCACGAACACCCGCGGCAACCTCAAGGTCGAGGGCTACGACATCGCCCTCACCGGCCTCGACGACCCCCACATCAAGCGCGACCGGTACGCGGAGGTGACCGGCGGCCCCCAGGAGGACGCGGACTTCTCCCTGGCCGTCGTGCACGCCCCGTACCTCCGGGTGCTCGACGCCTTCACGGCCGACCGCTACCCGCTGATCCTCGCGGGCCACACCCATGGCGGACAGCTCTGCATCCCCTTCTACGGGGCGCTGGTCACCAACTGCGACATCGACACCAAGCGGGTGAAGGGCCTCTCCACCCACCAGGCCGGCGGCCACCGCTCGTACCTCCACGTCTCGGCGGGCTGCGGCACGAACCGCTACACGCCGGTCCGCTTCGCGTGTCCTCCGGAGTCCACTCTTCTTACGCTCGTGCCGCGGGACTGA